The following coding sequences are from one Saccopteryx bilineata isolate mSacBil1 chromosome 3, mSacBil1_pri_phased_curated, whole genome shotgun sequence window:
- the KLHDC7A gene encoding kelch domain-containing protein 7A gives MQLTSKVVLSAVALLLVTAAYRLYQSRLARAPLWDRNTQAEAEEEAEGSGQPAVQGAAPGSPREGVRCRRKSKGSGVPLGRSWENPGVSQILAKEGSSRDLGARESWKLRRKDTDTGEERSGRCLECGGAPPCCSGQEAGAAVGGKPEVPHCPQLGSEPKSSPPGLAKVDGSSVGGEPAPGGNGGLPGQPGTGEQASPQQLWMAHSEGKNDTNKSFFTHVTGVCREEAEALQAASDMGLALHQQEGAINASYTFSSVARVRVEENLIPNKVAGIRPRLQGKVYDYYVESTSQATSRGRLAARTAALAEATPPVPGPLEVGTDRRGHEDDREGGAGPAASSQPGPSPSTRGFSRKESLLQIVENPELQLQLHSFGSPIPSCPDQGTPSSCPISGESPEPNSPGSSGEPNLQIVAGTNFFHLPLTPGAATDIRLDLGNCYEVLTLAKRQNLEVLKEAAYKVMSDNYLRVLRSPDIYGHLSGAERDLILRRRLRGRKHLVVADMCPQEGSGRLCCYDDKQDVWHLLAPLPPEAVSRGCAICSLFNYVFVVSGCQGSGQQPSNRVFCYNPLTEIWSEVCPLNQARPHCRLVALDGHLYAIGGECLNTVERYDPRLDRWTFAPPLPNDTFALAHTATACSGDIFVTGGTLRYLLLRFSAQERRWHFGPTAGGKDRTAEMVAVNGFLYRFDLNRSLGISVYRCSASTRLWYECATYRTPYPDAFQCAVVDNLVYCVGRRRTLLFLADHISPRFVPKELQSLPSPQGTLLPTVLTLPGPDVPQTRV, from the coding sequence ATGCAGCTGACGAGCAAGGTGGTGCTGTCCGCTGTTGCCCTGCTCCTGGTGACCGCAGCCTACAGGCTGTACCAGTCGAGGCTGGCCCGGGCCCCACTGTGGGACAGGAACACCCAGGCTGAGGCCGAGGAGGAGGCAGAAGGCTCCGGGCAGCCCGCGGTTCAGGGGGCTGCTCCCGGGTCACCCCGTGAGGGAGTGAGATGCAGGAGGAAAAGCAAGGGGTCTGGAGTACCGCTGGGCCGCAGCTGGGAGAATCCGGGGGTCTCCCAAATCCTGGCAAAGGAAGGCTCTTCCAGAGACTTGGGAGCCCGAGAATCCTGGAAGCTGAGAAGAAAAGACACAGACACGGGTGAGGAGCGCAGTGGGCGGTGCCTGGAGTGTGGCGGGGCACCTCCCTGCTGCAGTGGCCAGGAAGCCGGGGCAGCTGTTGGCGGGAAGCCCGAGGTGCCCCACTGCCCCCAGCTGGGCAGTGAACCCAAAAGCTCCCCACCTGGCCTTGCTAAGGTGGACGGCAGCAGTGTGGGCGGTGAGCCTGCTCCAGGGGGGAATGGCGGACTCCCCGGGCAGCCAGGGACTGGGGAGCAGGCGTCCCCCCAACAGCTCTGGATGGCCCACTCGGAAGGCAAGAACGACACGAACAAGAGCTTCTTCACTCACGTGACGGGGGTCTGCAGGGAAGAGGCTGAGGCCCTCCAGGCTGCCTCAGACATGGGTCTGGCCTTGCACCAGCAGGAGGGGGCCATCAACGCCTCCTACACCTTCTCCTCGGTGGCCCGGGTTCGAGTAGAGGAGAATCTCATACCGAACAAGGTGGCAGGGATCCGGCCCAGACTGCAGGGCAAGGTGTACGATTACTACGTCGAATCTACCTCTCAGGCCACCTCGAGAGGCAGGCTGGCTGCCAGGACAGCAGCCCTGGCTGAGGCTACACCTCCTGTGCCAGGCCCCCTAGAAGTAGGGACAGATCGCAGAGGCCACGAGGACGACAGAGAAGGTGGAGCTGGTCCGGCCGCCTCCTCTCAGCCTGGGCCATCACCCTCCACGCGGGGCTTCAGCAGGAAGGAGAGCCTCCTACAGATTGTGGAGAACCCGGAGCTGCAGCTGCAGCTTCACAGCTTTGGGAGCCCCATTCCATCCTGCCCGGACCAGGGGACCCCATCCAGCTGCCCCATATCTGGGGAGTCTCCGGAGCCCAACTCCCCTGGAAGCAGCGGAGAGCCCAACCTACAGATCGTGGCCGGGACCAATTTCTTCCACCTCCCACTCACCCCAGGTGCAGCCACAGATATCCGCCTGGATCTGGGCAATTGCTACGAGGTTTTAACCTTAGCCAAGAGGCAGAACCTGGAGGTCCTGAAGGAGGCTGCCTACAAGGTGATGAGTGACAACTACCTCCGGGTCCTGCGCAGCCCAGACATCTACGGGCACCTGAGTGGGGCAGAGCGGGACCTGATCCTCCGGCGACGGCTGCGGGGCCGCAAGCACCTGGTGGTGGCCGACATGTGCCCCCAGGAAGGCTCTGGCCGCCTCTGTTGCTATGACGACAAACAGGATGTCTGGCACCTGCTGGCCCCTCTGCCCCCAGAAGCTGTGTCCCGGGGCTGCGCCATCTGCAGTCTCTTCAATTATGTCTTTGTGGTGTCCGGCTGTCAGGGGTCCGGGCAGCAGCCCTCTAACCGAGTCTTCTGCTATAACCCACTGACCGAGATCTGGAGTGAGGTGTGCCCCCTGAACCAAGCCCGGCCACACTGCCGGCTGGTGGCCCTGGACGGGCACCTGTATGCCATTGGGGGTGAGTGTCTGAACACTGTTGAGCGCTATGACCCTCGCCTGGACCGCTGGACCTTCGCCCCGCCGCTCCCCAACGACACCTTCGCCCTGGCACACACGGCCACGGCGTGTTCCGGGGACATCTTTGTCACAGGCGGCACGCTGCGCTACCTGCTGCTCCGCTTCTCAGCCCAGGAGCGGCGCTGGCACTTCGGCCCCACGGCGGGCGGCAAGGACCGCACAGCTGAGATGGTGGCGGTCAATGGCTTTCTGTACCGCTTTGACCTCAACCGCAGCCTGGGCATCAGTGTGTACCGCTGCAGTGCCAGCACCCGCCTCTGGTACGAGTGTGCCACGTACCGAACACCCTACCCGGACGCCTTCCAGTGCGCCGTGGTGGACAACCTCGTGTACTGTGTGGGGCGCCGGCGCACGCTCCTCTTCCTGGCCGACCACATCTCGCCCAGGTTTGTGCCCAAGGAGCTGCAGAGCCTTCCCTCCCCGCAGGGCACCCTCCTGCCCACCGTCCTGACCTTGCCCGGCCCCGATGTGCCTCAGACCAGGGTCTAG